The sequence GACATGCGCGCTCCTCCGCATCCAGCCGCGGCAGGAGGACCTTCCCACGCACCCGCGCAGCCGCGGCCTCTCGCGGAGGCCTCTCACCTGCGCGCTGAACACGGTGCATGTGAACAGTATGGAGACGCGTCCGGGCACTGACAGGGGCAGCGCGAAGTGGACGGCCGCCGGCATGCCTGCCCGCGTCGGCGAGGCAGGCGGGCGCGGTGTCGCTCAACGCGCCTGGCTGTGCTCGACCTTCACCGCGCCAGCGGCGCACGGCAGGTGCAGTGTGGCTCCATGCGCCTGCATGTGCCCGGCCGTCACCTCGCCGTCGGCGCCCGGCGGGTCGTCCCCACGCCTCACCCCGTGCTGCGCAACTCCGTCACCTGGGGCGCGGCGTGCACGGAGGCCGCATCCTCACGGAAGCGCTCCCCCGCCCAGCGGGACAGGTGGCCGATGCACGCGTCGATGGCGCCGCCCGTGGTGAAGATGTGGTTGGTGCCGCGCAGCCGCAGCCGCTCCAGCGTCCGCACCTTCAGGTCCGAGAACGCGGCATGGTGGATGCGGTCGAAGAAGACGTCGCGCAGCTTGCCCTCGGCGGTGATGACCAGCACCGGAATGCCCCGCTCCACCACGCGCTGCCACGCCCGCACCAGCGGCACGTTGGCCACCGCCGGCAGCGTCCCCCAGTCCATCAGCAGGTCGAGCAGCAGCTGGCGCGGAAAGGGCACGTAGCGGAACAGCCGCGCGTACTCGTTCTCCCGCGTCAGCATCCGCATCCAGCCCCAGTACGAGAACAGCTTCGACGTCACCCGCCGCAGCGGCAGCCGCGAGTGCCACGTCTGCGCCTCCTCGCGCGGCGCCTCGCCTCCCCCGTTCACCGCCTCCTGCTCGGACAGGTAGAACTCGGGCTCGAACATGAAGACGCCCTCGATGCCGCCGGGCTCGCGGTCCGCGAGG comes from Pyxidicoccus parkwaysis and encodes:
- a CDS encoding alpha/beta fold hydrolase, with the protein product MRELIQLDVKGHRLWGTYHPAASPTPERVGFLFLNPGHVPRSGHGSLSARAADQLAAQGFPCFRVDLPGLGDSDGSLPQTTAELYQFVCNGGFVEVAQAIHAELLKRHGLKGLVVGGLCGAATTSLYLADREPGGIEGVFMFEPEFYLSEQEAVNGGGEAPREEAQTWHSRLPLRRVTSKLFSYWGWMRMLTRENEYARLFRYVPFPRQLLLDLLMDWGTLPAVANVPLVRAWQRVVERGIPVLVITAEGKLRDVFFDRIHHAAFSDLKVRTLERLRLRGTNHIFTTGGAIDACIGHLSRWAGERFREDAASVHAAPQVTELRSTG